AAGTTTTCGGTAACCGGTGTTCTGACCCCACGTTCTATTCGATTTTGTGTTCTGTCATTGAGAGTTAGCGAATGGACAGAACGGAGTTTCTCCATGGAGCCTCGAATGGAGTTTCTCTCAACGGATCAGGGTAAGCGTGACAGCCATCGTCAGTGGCCCGTTGATTTAAAAGCCCGGATTGTTTCGGAAAGCTTGCGCCCTGGCGTGAGCGTGCAGGAAGTTGCCGATCGTTATGGCGTGCGTGCGAACTATCTGTCTTCATGGCGCACGCTGGCACGTCAGGGCAAGCTTGTTTTGCCTTCGCCCGAAGATGATACGGAATTTGCGGCGATCATAGTAGCGGAGCCTGCAATTGAACCGGTAACGCCACCATCTTCACGCGTTGAGATATTCTGCGGGGAAGTCATCATCCGGCTGGAAGAAGGTGCACCTGCTTCTCGGATTGCAGCTGTTGCAAGCGCGCTTGCGGCTCTTAAATGATCTTTCCTTCCAATCGGGTGCGGATCATGGTGGCGACAAAACCTGTCGATTTCCGTAAGGGACATGACGGGTTGGCGATGTTGGTGAAGCACGAATTACGCAAAGATCCTTTCACTGGAACTGTATTCGTGTTCCGTTCGCGCAAGGCGGACCGGCTTAAGCTGATCTACTGGGATGGCACGGGTATGGTTCTGGCTTATAAGCGTTTGGAAGCCCATACGTTCAGCTGGCCAGAGATCCGGGATGGGCTAATGTCATTGAACCATGCGCAGTTTGAGGCCCTGTTTGCAGGGCTTGACTGGCGACGTGTCCGTGCAGTGAAAGCACGAGCGCCTATGGCTGTTTAAATGCTGCGGCACGATGACTCTGACACCATAATCATCAAGCATATCAAGGCCGGATTTGGTAAGTTCGGCCCATGCTGGATGCCACTGATCTTCCCAACGATATTGCTGAACTCAAAGCACTGCTGATTGCAGCAACGGCGCTCGGTCTTCGTAAAGATGATCGGATTGCGCGGCTGGAGAAGCTGGTTACAGCCTTCAAACAGGCCGCTTTTGGACGCAAGTCAGAGAAGATTAATCCTGAGCAGTTTGATCTGGCCCTGGAAGATCTGGAAACAGCTATTGCGGCGATCCATGCGGAAGATGAAGCAGATACAGCTTCCACCAAGCCCGCCTCAAAGCCACGTGCCATCAATCGGGGTTCTCTTCCAAAGCACTTGCCACGTATCGACGAAGTGATAGAGCCGGAAAGTCTGATTTGCGCCTGCGGTGGTTGCATGCATTGCATTGGCGAAGATGTTTCTGAGCGACTGGATGTGATCCCTGCGCAGTTTCGTGTCATTGTCACGCATCGTCCCAAATATGCATGCCGCGCCTGTACGGATGGTGTTGTGCAAGCACACGCTCCAGCGCGACTGATCCCGTCAGGCTTGCCGACAGAAGCAACAGTTGCGCATGTGCTGGTTTCCAAATATGCCGACCATCTTCCGCTTTATCGCCAGGCCCAGATTATGGGCCGTCAGGGCATCGACATAGATCGCTCGACACTGGCTGACTGGGTGGGAAGGGCAGCCTTTGAGCTGCGCCCTGTCTTTGATGCGCTGATTGCTGATCTGAAGCGATCAAGCAAACTCTTCATGGATGAGACGCGTGCGCCGGTTCTTGATCCCGGATCAGGTAAGACCAAAACGGGATATTTTTGGGCTTTGGCGCGGGATGACCGACCATGGGGCGGCAATGCCCCGCCCGGTGTCGCTTTCACTTATGCGCCCGGGCGATCTGGCCAATATGCCGAACAGATATTGAAGGGCTTCAACGGTATCCTGCAAGTGGATGGCTATGCAGGCTACAATCGACTGGTCACGCCAGATCGTATTGGTCAGAATATACAATTGGCTTATTGCTGGGCTCATGCGCGCCGTAAGCTTATTGAGATTACGCGCACAGGCTCGTCCCCGATTGCTGAAGACGGTGTAAAGCGGATCGGCGAACTCTATAAGATCGAAGCTGAATTGCGCGGGCTCACCCCAGAAGCGCGGCTCGCGGTTCGTCAGGCACAATCAAAGCCGCTGATCATCGATATGCAAACATGGCTTGCGTATCACCGCGCACGCGTGTCGGCAAAAGCCCCATTGGGCGAGGCATTGAAATACATCGCCAAATACTGGGACGGCTTGTGTCTGTTCTTGTCTGATGGTCGCGTGGAACTGGATAACAACAGTGTCGAAAGAACAATCCGGCCAATTGCATTGAGCCGAAAAAATGCATTATTCGCAGGTCATGAAGCAGGTGCTCATAACTGGGGTATGGTCGCCTCACTGATTGAGACATGCAAACTCAATTCAGTCGATCCGCAGAAATGGCTGACCAGCACGCTCACCGCAATCGTCAATGGTCATAAGCAGAGCCAAATTAATGAATTACTGCCGTGGAATTACTCATGATGAAGAACTTGATTGCCCGACCTTATACTGTCAGCGATTTTAACGGCTGCCTGGCAATATTCGATAGCAATGTGCCGACCTTCTTTGCAGCAGGGGAACGCGAAGAATTTTGCGACTTTCTGCTCGGAAAATCTGATGTGGAAGGCTTTTACCTGGTGCTCACGCTTAGCGAAGACATCATTGCTTGTGGTGGATTAACTATCGATGCAAAAAAGCGTCAAGCTTCTTTATCATGGGGAATGGTAAGCTCAGAGATGCATCGAAAAGGCATTGGCACGTACTTGTTTAAAGCCAGGTTAGAGCAAGCTAGACATTTGCGAAACATAGATGAGCTAGTCCTTTCAACAAGCCAGCATAGTTCTGGTTTCTATGAGAGACTAGGATTCAGGGTCTTAAAAATTATGCCCAACGGCTTTGGCCCAGGTTTGGATTGTTGGGAAATGACATTACGTTGGGAGGTGTTGTCACGTTAAGTTTCTCTTGCCGGAAAGGCCAGGGGTTCGTAGATATTCAGGCGACACAGGCCGCAATTTTCCATGCATCGAAAGCTTCGAGGCGATGGTAGCGAATTGTTTGTGCGGCTCGGCGACGAGATGGAACAGAGAAACAATTGCGGGTAGCTGAGTGCATGGAAACGAAGCGTTGCAACGCTCCCGGTGATCGGTGGCCTTGCATGGTTCGCTCCCGTTTCCTAAACGGCAGGTGGCTATTCTCGGCTCGATTATTGAGGCCCTTGTGCGACCAATGCTCAAGGCCGGGTGCCACTTCTGCTTTTGCTGCACTGTACGAGCGGAGCTTATCAGTGATGATCCGTTTGGGAGCGAAGCCATAGCGCTTCATTAACGCCACGAGCATTCGCTTTGCTGCCCCTTTATCTCGCCGCTTCTGCAAGATTTGTTCGAGAACGATGCCGTTTTGATCCACCGCACGCCAGAGCCAGAATTTCTTTCCAGAGCATTGGACGACCACTTCGTCCAAATACCAAATATCGCCAGGGCGCGCCTGACGACGCCGCAAGTTGCGCGTGATCTGGGCTCCGAACTTGGCGATCCAACGACGAACTGTCTCGTATGATACGTCGATACCACGCTCAAGCAGCATTTCCTCAACTTCACGCAGACTAAGGTTGAACCGCAGATAAAGCCACACCGCATGAGCAATAATCTGTGGCGGAAAACGGTGACGCTTGAAGATGATATCTGATGGCTGCATCGTCAAAATTTACGCCCAAACCGTCAGGCAGGCAACTGCAGTCCAGTTAACGTGACAACACCGGTTTATCTTCACGCCTACAAGACCGTGTCCGAGGCCCGCAATGCCATCGGCAGATATCTAAATTTCTACAACAGCCGACGGCCACATTCATCGCGTGACCGACAGACACCGGATCAGGTTTACTTCAACGCGCTGACACCAATGATCGTGGCAGCATAATCGAGGCGGTAATCCACTTAGCAAAACGCCCGAAACTGTTCAGACAAACCGAACCACTTCTGCAAAGCTGGTGCGTTCAATGTCCCGCAAGGCTTGTTCCTCAGATAACGCTGCATGCGAAGGCTTCTTCGGCAGGCTGAAAACAGAGCTCTTCTACCCCAGCGATTGGAAGAACACCACACTTGAGCAGTTTATCAATGAAGTCGATGGCTACATTCGATGGTACAACGAGAAACGGATCAAGATATCGCTTGGCGCTCGAAGCCCAATCGAATATCGAAACAGTCTTGGCATTGTGACGTAAAACCAGTCCAAGTTTTTATCCGCACCCCCGAGTGGCCACTTTCGCGTGAAGAAGAACATGGCCAAGATCGGCGGATTCCAGTCCTTCAAGACGGCGCGTCGGACGATGGCCGGGTTCGAAGCGACGTTGTGGCTGCGGAAAGGCTTCGACTTTTCCGGCGGGTGGACCGTCAACGATCAGAATGACCTGCTCGCGCGCCTCTTCGGACTTCAAAAGGTTAACAAAGCATAAAAATGCGACCGATCACGGGGCGGCTTTGACCTTCTCAACAATTTGCGACAAGCCGAAATACAACATAGAAAATTTGATCGCGCAGAACTTCTAAACTGCCAAAAACATGTCCAGGTAATAACAACTTACTTGAGTTGGAGCACGCGCGCCACCAACTCGTTTCTTCGCGATCGTGAAAATTACTTTCGTAATTCGGCTTCGATCTGATCGAGGGCCTGATCTTTGCCGATACCGGTCAGAAAGGGAAGGCCTTTGATGACTGGCTTGGTGACGGAAGCAGAAATTGGTGTGGTTGAAACAATAAAATCCACATTGTCAGCCAGGGATGCAACTTCTGTAGCCTTAGCCTGCTGGGCATTGAAGGTGAGCCCGCGCTTTTTCATTTCTTCGGTGACGGCGGCATTCACGGCCGTGGATGTCGCGACACCCGTTCCGCACGCGAAGAGAATTGTCTTTAGTCTAGCCATGGTTTCCTCCAAAGTGTTCCTACATGCCTTGCAATGCACGACAATCGCATTTGTGTTGTCTCGAGTTCCGCTTTGCAATTTATTGTTTGTTCAACGCAGTTTGAATATCTTCAAAAGAGCGCGCTGCCATCAGCCTCTCGAGTGCGTCCGGATCCTGAATTGTTGCCATGATCTGTTGCAAGGTCTCAATTTGCTTATCCTTGTCATTGATCGCAAGCAAAAAGACATACCCAACAGCAACGGCCTCGTCAGGATCTTCCATATTGGCAAATTCAACGGGTGACTTCAGTGTTGCAAAGGCAATACCCGCTTTGAGCACATGCTCAGGGTCCGTATGTGGAACGGCCACGTTCTTTTCGAGCTCAAGTGGCAACCCAGTCGGCATGGAGAGCTCACGACTTACCACTGCATCGGCGTAGCTTGGCTTTACATAGCCCAATTTTTCCAGTTTTCCCGCGAGAATCCGGATAATTTCCTCGTTTATTGTTGCGTCGCTCTGAAGCTCGATCGCGTTTGGGTCTAGAAAATCAATCAGACCAGCAGCCATTTCACTCTCCGTTTGAAGAAGGCCGCACGTCGAAGCAGACGTGCGGCTTTGATTATAGTGCAGAATTGATTGCCACTATCAGGCGATCTTTTCTTCTGCCGGTTCATCCTCTGCGCCCGCCGCACGTTCCCATGCAAGTGTGTTGCGACGATAGAGTATGAACAGTAACGCGATAACGGCGGCAATGACTGCAACGCCCACCGTACCACCAAGCCAGCTGATTGTTTTGATGATAATATCAGGAACCCACAGGAACCCATCAACCACTGAAGTAATCTGCAAGGCGTTTTCAGGCAGTTTGAAGCCAGACGACACTGCCGCACTGGTAAAGAGCGGAGCAAGCGCATTGGCTACATAGAATCCAATAGCCAGCGTGATTGTGCCCACCACAACCATACGGAATACGTTTCCTTTCAGAAGCGGAGCGGTCATAGCAACGATAAAAGGAATCACTGCAAGATCAGCAAACAAGATAACGCGATTGCCCGGCAGAATGACCGAGAGAATAATTGCGATTGGCACCAGAATAAGTGCTGACGAGATTGCAGCCGGATGACCAATCAGGATGGCCGAATCGAGACCAACAAGCAGTTCGCGGTCGCCAGTTCTCTTGCGGACGAACTCTTGCGCTGCATCAGAAACCGGAAGTAAGCCCTCCATCAGGATTTTGACCATGCGTGGCAGAAGCAGCATCACAGCTGCCAGTGTCATGCCCGTACCAAGTACCTTGGCAAGTACCGTACCGAAGTCGCCCGCATTATAGAATGCGATAAGACCGAGCACGAGACCGATGATCAGCCCCATAACAACCGGTTCACCAAACACCCCAAAGCGACGTTCGATGGTTTCGGTGTTGATGTTGATCTTGTTGATGCCAGGAATGCGGTCCATGATCCAGTTGAGCACAATCGCGATTGGCAGGATTTGTGCGGAAGCCAGATGTGGTACGGAAACGCCGGGAATGCCGTAGAACTGCTGCACAGCGCGCGCCGACCAATCTGCAAACAGCAGAGACAGAGCGGCAACAAGCGCTGCAACAATAATACCGTAAGCGATACTATCGGTTGCGGCCACTACCAGCGAGCCAACGAAGGCAAAGTGCCAGAAGTTCCATACATCGACATTCAGTGTCCGCGTCCAGCGCATCAGAAGAAGAGCGATGTTGACCAGAATGCCGACTGGAATAACCCATAGACCCACGGACGAGCCAAAGGCGATTGCCGCAGCGGAAGGCCAACCCACATCAACGATATCACGCTTAATGCCTGTGTTGGTGACGATTGCCTGAGCGACTTCACCAATAGAGGTGAACATCAAGCCCAAAACCAGATTAATACCGATGAAAGCGACACCGATGGTGATCGCTGCGCGAAAGGCTTTGCCCACCTTGGCGCCAAGAACCACCGCAATAATGAAGATGACGATAGGCAACAGAACCGTTGCCCCAAGCGTATCGACTGCCGTTTTTAGTCCGCTCAGAAACGCGTCCATTTATTTCTCCTCCCCCCGAAGCACTCCCAACGTGCATCGAGCTCACAGAACGCCATTGTTAGCTCTTACGTATCGACACTTCAAAATATGAGTTATGCGAAACGGCAGAACATTTGTATTCTATAGCAAACTAAAGTTGAATAACAAGATGGCATTTCAATGGGGTCGGCGCGAGATCAAAATGAACACTGGTATTGACTTAGAAACAAATGTTCATTAATCGATAGGGTGTCAGAGGAGACTGCAAACGTATTGCAGAGACGTTCAGGAGGAAACGATGGCAACCAATGTGGCGTTGACAGGTTTGGCACGCGATATGCAGGCGCGGGCGGACAGCGGGCGACCCATCCGTATCGGGCTGATAGGCTCTGGCGAGATGGGCACTGACATTGTTACGCGTGTTGCGCATATGCCGGGCATTGAGGTCGGTGCTATCTCCGAGCTGCGTGTTCCTAACGCTCTTAAGGCTGTTGATATTGCGTTTCAGGAAGAAGGGTATGGCCGCGAGGTTTCGACCGCGTCTGATCTGACCGCCGCGATGGAAGCGCATAAGGTTGCTGTCACCGACAACGCAAATCTTATCCTTGAAAATGATCTTATCGATGTTGTGATTGATGCGACTGGCGTTCCGGCTGTTGGTGCCGAGATCGGCCTGCGTGCCATGGAGCATGGCAAGCATCTGGTCATGATGAATGTTGAAGCCGATGTGACCATCGGCGCTTATCTAAAAGCTGAAGCGGAGCGCCTTGGCGTCACCTATTCGCTGGGCGCAGGTGACGAGCCATCATCCTGTATGGAGCTGATTGAGTTCGTAAGCGCCATGGGCCACCCAATTGTGGCCGCAGGCAAGGGTAAGAATAACCCGCTCAATATTGATGCTGTGCCTGATCAGTATATGGAAGAAGCTACCCGCCGTAACA
This DNA window, taken from Brucella pseudogrignonensis, encodes the following:
- a CDS encoding transposase, whose amino-acid sequence is MEFLSTDQGKRDSHRQWPVDLKARIVSESLRPGVSVQEVADRYGVRANYLSSWRTLARQGKLVLPSPEDDTEFAAIIVAEPAIEPVTPPSSRVEIFCGEVIIRLEEGAPASRIAAVASALAALK
- the tnpB gene encoding IS66 family insertion sequence element accessory protein TnpB (TnpB, as the term is used for proteins encoded by IS66 family insertion elements, is considered an accessory protein, since TnpC, encoded by a neighboring gene, is a DDE family transposase.); this encodes MIFPSNRVRIMVATKPVDFRKGHDGLAMLVKHELRKDPFTGTVFVFRSRKADRLKLIYWDGTGMVLAYKRLEAHTFSWPEIRDGLMSLNHAQFEALFAGLDWRRVRAVKARAPMAV
- the tnpC gene encoding IS66 family transposase; this translates as MLDATDLPNDIAELKALLIAATALGLRKDDRIARLEKLVTAFKQAAFGRKSEKINPEQFDLALEDLETAIAAIHAEDEADTASTKPASKPRAINRGSLPKHLPRIDEVIEPESLICACGGCMHCIGEDVSERLDVIPAQFRVIVTHRPKYACRACTDGVVQAHAPARLIPSGLPTEATVAHVLVSKYADHLPLYRQAQIMGRQGIDIDRSTLADWVGRAAFELRPVFDALIADLKRSSKLFMDETRAPVLDPGSGKTKTGYFWALARDDRPWGGNAPPGVAFTYAPGRSGQYAEQILKGFNGILQVDGYAGYNRLVTPDRIGQNIQLAYCWAHARRKLIEITRTGSSPIAEDGVKRIGELYKIEAELRGLTPEARLAVRQAQSKPLIIDMQTWLAYHRARVSAKAPLGEALKYIAKYWDGLCLFLSDGRVELDNNSVERTIRPIALSRKNALFAGHEAGAHNWGMVASLIETCKLNSVDPQKWLTSTLTAIVNGHKQSQINELLPWNYS
- a CDS encoding GNAT family N-acetyltransferase, with product MMKNLIARPYTVSDFNGCLAIFDSNVPTFFAAGEREEFCDFLLGKSDVEGFYLVLTLSEDIIACGGLTIDAKKRQASLSWGMVSSEMHRKGIGTYLFKARLEQARHLRNIDELVLSTSQHSSGFYERLGFRVLKIMPNGFGPGLDCWEMTLRWEVLSR
- a CDS encoding IS6 family transposase; protein product: MQPSDIIFKRHRFPPQIIAHAVWLYLRFNLSLREVEEMLLERGIDVSYETVRRWIAKFGAQITRNLRRRQARPGDIWYLDEVVVQCSGKKFWLWRAVDQNGIVLEQILQKRRDKGAAKRMLVALMKRYGFAPKRIITDKLRSYSAAKAEVAPGLEHWSHKGLNNRAENSHLPFRKRERTMQGHRSPGALQRFVSMHSATRNCFSVPSRRRAAQTIRYHRLEAFDAWKIAACVA
- a CDS encoding PTS sugar transporter subunit IIB is translated as MARLKTILFACGTGVATSTAVNAAVTEEMKKRGLTFNAQQAKATEVASLADNVDFIVSTTPISASVTKPVIKGLPFLTGIGKDQALDQIEAELRK
- a CDS encoding PTS sugar transporter subunit IIA — its product is MAAGLIDFLDPNAIELQSDATINEEIIRILAGKLEKLGYVKPSYADAVVSRELSMPTGLPLELEKNVAVPHTDPEHVLKAGIAFATLKSPVEFANMEDPDEAVAVGYVFLLAINDKDKQIETLQQIMATIQDPDALERLMAARSFEDIQTALNKQ
- a CDS encoding PTS galactitol transporter subunit IIC, whose protein sequence is MDAFLSGLKTAVDTLGATVLLPIVIFIIAVVLGAKVGKAFRAAITIGVAFIGINLVLGLMFTSIGEVAQAIVTNTGIKRDIVDVGWPSAAAIAFGSSVGLWVIPVGILVNIALLLMRWTRTLNVDVWNFWHFAFVGSLVVAATDSIAYGIIVAALVAALSLLFADWSARAVQQFYGIPGVSVPHLASAQILPIAIVLNWIMDRIPGINKININTETIERRFGVFGEPVVMGLIIGLVLGLIAFYNAGDFGTVLAKVLGTGMTLAAVMLLLPRMVKILMEGLLPVSDAAQEFVRKRTGDRELLVGLDSAILIGHPAAISSALILVPIAIILSVILPGNRVILFADLAVIPFIVAMTAPLLKGNVFRMVVVGTITLAIGFYVANALAPLFTSAAVSSGFKLPENALQITSVVDGFLWVPDIIIKTISWLGGTVGVAVIAAVIALLFILYRRNTLAWERAAGAEDEPAEEKIA